In one Hymenobacter sp. DG25B genomic region, the following are encoded:
- a CDS encoding serine hydrolase domain-containing protein — translation MKTTLTRFRGFLPAFLLLLLMSCCFQAEAHPAAPADSVDTFLTTIMQQKRIPGLQLAVVRHGKLVKVAQYGLANVQDSVPVTKHTRFVINSITKAFVGVAVMQLVEAGKLDLGAPVSRYLPGLPVAWQPVTVRQLLTHTSGLPDILPEGAIVTEENETAAWAKVQTQPLDSPIGEKFAYNQTNYLLLGKIIDQLSGQPFAQFIQERQLNVVGMPQTTSGDAHDVLPHSARGYTYYQNINGQMRRGRELRNMFEVFSPMLRTAAGMSSTAEEMAHWVLALQQGQLLKPASLATLWTPGQLNNGRHAGFSRLLNGYALGWPTVSRPTHPAVAPVGGGRSAVFVYPQDDLAIVVLTNLTGANPDTFIDELAGYYIPDMQVATGFGMSPGLRALHQELRQRGFIHAQQVVKQAKKKNAQLQLPEAEINDWGYSLMKQDKPQDALEIFKLNVSLYPQSANTYDSLAETYASLGNKALATKNYQRSLALNPKNQAAAEYLKRVN, via the coding sequence ATGAAAACAACCCTTACCCGCTTCCGAGGCTTCCTGCCCGCCTTCCTGCTTTTGCTCCTGATGAGCTGCTGCTTTCAGGCAGAAGCCCACCCTGCTGCCCCCGCCGACAGCGTGGACACGTTTCTGACGACCATCATGCAGCAAAAGCGCATCCCGGGTTTGCAGCTGGCAGTTGTCCGGCACGGCAAGCTGGTGAAAGTGGCGCAGTATGGGCTGGCCAATGTGCAAGACTCCGTGCCCGTTACCAAGCACACCCGCTTTGTGATTAACTCCATCACCAAAGCCTTTGTGGGGGTGGCCGTAATGCAGCTGGTGGAAGCCGGCAAGCTGGATCTGGGTGCGCCGGTGTCGCGCTACCTCCCGGGCCTGCCCGTGGCCTGGCAGCCCGTAACGGTGCGGCAGCTGCTCACGCACACCTCCGGCCTGCCCGATATCCTGCCCGAAGGCGCCATTGTGACGGAAGAAAACGAAACCGCCGCCTGGGCCAAGGTGCAAACTCAGCCCCTGGATTCCCCCATCGGCGAGAAGTTCGCCTACAATCAAACCAACTACCTGCTGCTGGGCAAAATCATCGACCAGCTCAGCGGGCAGCCTTTTGCGCAGTTTATTCAGGAGCGGCAGCTCAACGTGGTGGGCATGCCCCAGACCACTTCCGGCGACGCCCACGATGTGCTGCCGCACAGCGCTCGGGGCTATACCTATTATCAGAACATTAACGGGCAGATGCGCCGGGGCCGTGAGCTGCGCAATATGTTTGAGGTGTTTTCGCCCATGCTGCGCACGGCGGCGGGCATGAGCTCTACGGCCGAGGAAATGGCCCATTGGGTTCTGGCTTTGCAACAGGGCCAGCTGCTGAAGCCCGCCAGCCTGGCTACCCTCTGGACCCCGGGCCAGCTCAACAACGGCAGGCACGCGGGCTTCAGCCGCCTGCTGAACGGCTATGCCCTGGGCTGGCCCACCGTCTCGCGCCCTACGCACCCGGCCGTGGCGCCGGTGGGCGGCGGCCGCTCCGCCGTATTCGTGTACCCACAAGACGACCTGGCCATTGTGGTGCTAACCAACCTGACGGGTGCCAACCCCGATACCTTCATCGACGAGCTGGCCGGGTATTATATTCCCGATATGCAGGTGGCCACGGGCTTTGGCATGTCGCCGGGCCTGCGCGCCCTGCACCAAGAGCTACGCCAGCGCGGATTTATCCACGCCCAACAGGTAGTGAAGCAGGCGAAAAAGAAGAACGCCCAGCTGCAGCTGCCCGAAGCGGAGATAAACGACTGGGGTTACTCCCTTATGAAGCAGGACAAGCCCCAGGATGCGCTGGAAATCTTTAAGCTGAACGTGAGCCTGTACCCCCAAAGCGCCAACACCTATGATAGTCTGGCCGAAACCTACGCGTCGCTGGGCAACAAGGCGCTGGCCACCAAAAACTACCAACGCTCCCTGGCCCTCAATCCTAAAAACCAGGCCGCAGCGGAGTATCTGAAGCGGGTAAATTAA